The Apium graveolens cultivar Ventura chromosome 3, ASM990537v1, whole genome shotgun sequence sequence TTTTGTATATGTCCGGACACTAGTTCCAGTTTGTAGACAAATTGTTTTAGATAGAACCTTGACACAGGGATGCCAATATTTGTGTAGTCTGCATATGTTGAGATGTGCATACCATCTTTTGTTTTTTCTTGTGTTGTAACTTTCACTTTCATTTATTTCTGTCTTGTTTAAGTTTTTAAAAGCTGTTGCTTGAAATGGAACTCAATATGCTCTGATAAAATAAATAGATTTTATTGTCCATAAAGCTGTTGCTTGAAATAGGTAATTTGATAATACCTACCTGTATAATATTTCTATTCTGCCAGGTACTTTGCTGTTGGAAGTGCTGACTCTTTGGTTAGTCTCTGGGATATCTCAGAGATGCTGTGTGTGAAAACATTCACCAAACTTGAGTGAGTCATCTACTGGTTTTTTGCTcgtatttatagatttaatattTAGTTGTGTAATGTTATAATAATGGTATTGATCAAAAGAATATCTATTGGTCTTTGGTCGCATTGTTATCTGCTAGAAAATAATCGTGTTACATGCTCTCAGATGGCCGGTCAGGACAATAAGTTTCAATCACACAGGAGAATATATTGCTTTGGCGAGTGAAGACTTGTTCATTGACATAGTATGTATTGGTTCCTTGTTCACCTTGGAAATTATCTACAAGTTTTAATAAATTTGTTATTAGAGCTTAATTATACTTCTGGCATGTCACTTGTGTCAAAGGCATCTATAAAGTATTCTCTTCTGCAATTCCTTGTTCACCTTGGAAATTATCTACAAGTTTTAATAAATTTGTTATTAGAGCTTAATTATACTTCTGGCATGTCACTTGTGTCAAAGGCATCTATAAAGTATTCTCTTCTGCAACAGTCAGTTGTTAGTACTGGACGATCAGTTCACCAGATTCCATGTCGAGCTGCAATGAACAGCGTGGAATGGAATCCAAAGCACAATTTGTTGGCTTATGCCGGAGACGACAAAAACAAATATCAGGCTGATGAAGGTGTTGCAGCTTCTCCTCTGCTCTCTGCTATCAttatatttattttcttttcttcatGTTTCATAATGCACATGCATCTCATCTGTCATTTCCTTTTTACTTTGTTTACAGGTGTATTTCGCATATACGGCTTTGAGGGTGCATAGCTTTATAAATTTGGCTAAGAGCAAACTATGGAAGAAATAATTCTGGTGGGAATACCAAGGTGTATGGAGCAAAACCCTGTAGACATTAGCAACACAGAACACTGAAATGCTGGGTTTTCTGAGCAACAGTGTGGAAGTCTAACAAAATTTTCTGAGCAACAATGTATAATTTAAACAATGTTTATGTCAGACAGTTTATTATAAATTCATTATTTCATTCACACCGTTTGAGATTTTAGAATGTTGATGAGAAAGCATGTAATAGGCTCAATATTGATGAGGAAGCGTAAAAGGGGTGCAAAATGTAAtgtatttgtttatttaattagcAAACAAAAAAAAGTTAAAAGGAATGCACTTACTGTATATATAGTCATACTGTCATAGTGTATACTAAAATGGAATACTGatctaaaaaaaatatattattatcaCTTCATGTTGATATTGTTTTAGTAATGTATCTACAGTTTGTGTTATGAACAAATCAATGAATCTGGTGTAATTTCCATAGCTTTGGAGGAAAGAAGACCCTGAGTTAGGAAAGCTTCATCCACCAAATCTTCATGTTGTCGAAAAAAACTGGTAGAAATGATGCAGCACTGATTAAAAATCTGGATCTGTTCTTGGCTCAAACGCAGAGAATGAATCTGGAAGCAGGAAACAACAAGGCAGTCAAGCAGAGTAGGCAGATAGTTATCAAACTCTGAGAACACCAAGTCATTGGCTTCCACTTGATCTCCACACTGGAACTCTTCATTCTCTTTGCATTTACGGGCTCTTTAGACAAATCAAAACTTGCCCCTTTCATCCTGAGCTCTTGAATACACCTCGTTAAGCTCCGATTATCGGTTCGCTCTCCTTGTAGCTGCTTCCACACTTTCCAGTACCTGCACAGTTTCACCTGAACCAACAAAATCAAAGCAAGTGAAGTAGACAGTGATAACAAAGACGGGACCCACCATCTGTGACAAACATGGACATGATCCTTAACATTGTTAGTATATGCGACAGGTGCAGATAAAATTGTTAAGAAAAATCCGTGAAATAAAAAGAAGAAACAGCATAATTGGAATATTTCTGATCGGATGGAGTCGAGGCGTGATTCGATCTTAGCTAATTTTCGGCTATATAAATCTTCTTCTGTTTGCCATAGCTTGAGAAGTAAGAGATGGCCAGGGCTATTAGAGATTTCCATTAGTGGATGATTTTGTATCGCGGAAATAGTGGTCATGGCAGAGAGAATTTTGTGTCGGTGCTCTTCGTCGACGGGGATTTCGACTACATGGTGTGCATTTTTGTTGTCTGCCATGGATGGTTGTTTTAAACAGACTGTGTTGTTTTAACAAGATTAGCAAGATTGATTTGATCGAAATGTTGATTTCAGGTTGTATATTAGCTTATAATATATATAGTTGCAGAGTCGTGTAACGCCTGAAACTTAACGGCTATATATTCTCTGGATTTGCTGGGCTGGGCTTTTGCTACGGTCACAATTTTCTGAGTCCTGTATTCATGATCGCCCCCACATAATAAGGGTTTTTTTCTCCTATGATTTGTATTTTAATATggattttttatttatatttatttcaatatttatatattttttttaaaaataaaaattttatatacAAATATACTTTATCTTTTAATTGATTGTTTCTCTTTTTAAACAATATGCATGGTCACGTATGAAAATATTTTGATATTGTTTCCTAACGGCATTTTATTCGATTTTACTGTTATTCAACTAATATTTTTTTTGAGGGATTAATTCAATTTATATTAAATTGAAGCAGAGGGGTGAACAtacattatatttatttattttatttattttcagttTACAAGTTTGTCATTAAGATAAGATCGTGTAACTTATGGATAAAATACTTACTCTTGAAATATGTTTTCAAAAGATGTACAAAAGTTTATAAAGCCAAATTTTAAAATAGGAAAATGCTAGGTGCATCAATTTTTTTCCCCAAAAATTTCTACAAATCTGATGTGTCATATGAATAGTCAATATTCCTAATAATAATATGAAACCCCGCGTGCATTTATATGGGCCTATAAACCAAAATCAGCCACGTGTCAACCACGTCATTTGGTAAAAAAATTGGGATACCTAGCACTCTTTAAAATAATAGAACCTTTTCGAAATATGCAagtcaattttttaaaaatgaatcCTATTTTACTTTAATTCACAATTTTCacttataatatatatttttatttattgtagtctcatttttttgaatttaaaaatatatGGATTTTGCATTCGTATTTTTCCTGTTTTGTATCAAGACTTTTCAAAAAATACATAATTGATTTGGGGTTTTTTCAGAACTTCGACTTGCTTGCAACTCAACCTATACtagaattaaaaaaataattgttaatttattatatcttaataaGCACTAGTGAAAAAACCCAAAAATTTATACTAATAATGgcatttttgtaaatattttgaCCCATATTTTTTAAATTTGACCACTAGGTCGACCCATTTTCATAAATCAACTAATTCATATACAAATATGCAAATATTCATGTATATCCATATCTTAAATGGTAttcataattattaaaaattcatttttcaATATTAGAAAGATCAAACATATTATTAAAATAGATTTGTTTTTATACCCAATCAATTACAGATCCACAAATCATGTCTTCGgtaattcaaattcaaaaatcattattaTTTTCCTTAATAATCATTATcttcgtcttctttctttgttaCAGGCTATATACATCAATATGAATAATTGTATACATCATCATCATTTTTTACGCGCAGTACTAATCATCTCATACATTCTTCTTCTTTATTATCTCAGTAAGTCcgtaaatatatattttaaatttataatttatgtGCGATGATTAATTATTCATGTATTATATTTGTTTTTTATATGAATAGTGACAATTTTAAATCGTTTTTGCAGAAGATTATCAATGATCTGTTTACAGATGACTATTAATGTTTGTTTATGTTCAACCGGTAAcaactttattctttaaaattATTCGAAAATATCTATGTGTTTAACCATTCTTTTTTGATATACTATTGTACTGTAATTTGATACAACTCGATTTCGTTAATATTTGTTTGTTAATCTTTTGAAATATCTCAATACACAATCAGGTAATTTTTTAGTCTTACCATGATTCAATTTCTTGATTTTGCTAGAACTTAAGTTTTTGCACTCTAAATGTTTGATGTTAGTAATAAACAACTTTATGTATGCTTTTGTGTTGTTTTCTTGCAGGATGGTATTAAAATGGAAGATGAGAAAGTGGAATAAGATATCTCGACTCTATTTGATGAGTTAATATGTCCGTTAAGTTATTTTGTGCAGAGAGTGTACATGAGAATTGTCGAGGCTTTTAGCATATTGTTACAATAAAAACCTAAAAAGCATTACAAATGGGAAGCCTTGAAAAATGATATTGTGATGAGACGTTTCGTTTATCACATGATTTTTGTTCACATACCAATATAGAATGAAAAAGATGTATCATTGATTTTTAATCCTATAAATTATCCATTTTTTATGCTTTGTTAATATTTATATTCTTACCTTTTTTATTTTAAGTAGGTGTATCAGTTGTCAATTGGAGCAGCATGTGCACTTTCTTAGCCaactaatataattataattCAAGTTCTTGATCAGTTCTCCAATTAGTTGAACAATACTTCAATTTTCTCCATTCGATTGATCGTTGTCACAGCCAAAGTTGAAGCAAAAGTTTAAGGGTTATGAGGTATACCTACACATTTTAATCGAAGAAGATGTCTTATTTATAAGTGCAAAGCCTTACGGCCAATACTTGATGTATTTATTTATTTCCCCAAGTTTTAGTCCAAtgataatttattatattttcttaTATTTCTCACTTTCTTTTTACATTTTAGCTTCTAGAATTGTCTTTTACGGTTACCATTTCATATTTTAGTTTGATTGTTAAATGCAtttgtaaaaaaataattttatttggttctCAAATTATGCAGGTCTAATGCCATTTAGTGATGGCTTGAAATGATTGTATGTTGAAAAGATGAAGCCTTTGGAAGTTAAAACATGTTTCTTGGCGGATGCTGGCGGATAGAGCAACCTCGGGGAGAACTCTCTCCCAAGTGAATAATGTTTGTGTTTTCGAACTTATTAATATCAAAGAATGCACCACTCAAACTCACAATATTCAGGTATATCGGTTAAGTGTTTGTATCAATTATTATAATCTTAACTTTTGAAAGaattatataatattttgttGATGTTTACAATTTTTATGCACTATACATGTTTGA is a genomic window containing:
- the LOC141713353 gene encoding uncharacterized protein LOC141713353 encodes the protein MADNKNAHHVVEIPVDEEHRHKILSAMTTISAIQNHPLMEISNSPGHLLLLKLWQTEEDLYSRKLAKIESRLDSIRSEIFQLCCFFFLFHGFFLTILSAPVAYTNNVKDHVHVCHRWWVPSLLSLSTSLALILLVQVKLCRYWKVWKQLQGERTDNRSLTRCIQELRMKGASFDLSKEPVNAKRMKSSSVEIKWKPMTWCSQSLITICLLCLTALLFPASRFILCV